One part of the Methylobacterium mesophilicum SR1.6/6 genome encodes these proteins:
- the ligA gene encoding NAD-dependent DNA ligase LigA: MAAAKTDPSDLDLTADEARAEHARLSDAILEADRLYYQEDAPEISDAEYDRLRRRLEDFETRYPDLAGTGAASTSVGAKPSEKFAKVRHAVPMLSLGNAFDEAEVAEFVARVRRFLGLSDAAPLAFTAEPKIDGLSLSLRYVDGRLETAATRGDGEIGENVTTNARTVRDIPATLAGSGWPAICEVRGEVYLSHADFAAINGRQEAAGKPLFANPRNAAAGSLRQLDPAITASRPLRFFAYAWGELSAPIAGTQSGTLERFAAWGLPVNPRTETFTDTDAMLAHYRRIEADRAGLGYDIDGVVYKVDDLALQRRLGFVSRSPRWALAHKFAAQEATTVVDDIVINVGRTGSLNPLAKLRPVTVGGVVVSNATLHNEGYVKGVGADGEPIRDGRDIRVGDTVTVVRAGDVIPKVMDVDLSKRPADSRPYAFPEACPACGSRAVRAVNPRTGRPDAVRRCTGGLICPAQGVERLKHFVSRNGFDIEGFGETYIEVLFEAGLVHQPADLFRLDFEKLKDAIVARREALSAERRAESGATEPPKKATKKKGDDEDKAIKNLLAGVEARRRVPMNRLLFALGIPQIGEATAKALAKRFLDMPTLVAAIREATAAQPGPDWVELTAVPRVGATTRDRLLDLGFPQDDTTKEQAKEPAKERARVSAVQRENLLAHYGDADAVRAAVERAAGQRPGDAYRLFADDGEIGPVATDALIVFFSEPHNADAVMALLDEVEVEPLERPASASAFAGQTVVFTGTLEKMTRNEAKAVAERLGAKVSGSVSAKTDLVVAGPGAGSKLKDAQKHGVRVVSEDDWLGMVAQG, translated from the coding sequence CCTGTCCGACGCGATCCTGGAAGCCGACCGGCTCTACTACCAGGAGGATGCGCCCGAGATCTCGGACGCGGAATACGACCGCCTCCGCCGGCGACTGGAGGACTTCGAGACCCGCTATCCCGATCTCGCCGGCACGGGGGCGGCCAGCACCTCGGTGGGTGCGAAACCCTCGGAGAAGTTCGCGAAGGTGCGGCACGCCGTGCCGATGCTTTCCCTCGGAAACGCCTTCGACGAGGCGGAGGTCGCCGAGTTCGTGGCCCGGGTGCGTCGCTTCCTCGGCCTGTCCGACGCGGCGCCTCTCGCCTTCACGGCCGAGCCCAAGATCGACGGCCTGTCCCTGTCGCTGCGCTACGTCGACGGCCGCCTCGAGACCGCCGCCACCCGCGGCGACGGCGAGATCGGCGAGAACGTCACGACCAACGCCCGCACCGTGCGGGACATCCCGGCGACGCTCGCGGGCTCAGGCTGGCCGGCAATCTGCGAGGTGCGCGGCGAGGTCTACCTGTCGCACGCCGATTTTGCCGCCATCAACGGCCGCCAGGAGGCCGCCGGCAAACCGCTCTTCGCCAACCCCCGCAACGCGGCCGCCGGCAGCCTGCGCCAGCTCGACCCGGCGATCACCGCGTCCCGGCCGCTCCGATTCTTCGCCTATGCCTGGGGCGAGCTGTCGGCACCCATCGCCGGGACGCAGTCCGGGACGCTGGAACGCTTCGCCGCCTGGGGGCTGCCGGTGAACCCGCGGACCGAGACCTTCACCGACACGGACGCGATGCTCGCCCATTACCGGCGCATCGAGGCCGACCGCGCCGGGCTCGGCTACGACATCGACGGCGTCGTCTACAAGGTCGACGACCTCGCGCTCCAGCGCCGGCTCGGCTTCGTCTCGCGCTCGCCGCGCTGGGCGCTGGCGCACAAATTCGCCGCGCAGGAGGCGACGACGGTCGTGGACGACATCGTCATCAATGTCGGCCGCACCGGCTCGCTGAACCCGCTGGCGAAGCTGCGGCCCGTGACGGTCGGCGGCGTGGTCGTGTCGAACGCCACCCTGCACAACGAGGGCTATGTGAAGGGCGTCGGGGCGGACGGCGAGCCGATCCGCGACGGCCGCGACATCCGTGTCGGCGACACGGTGACGGTGGTCCGGGCCGGCGATGTCATCCCGAAGGTGATGGACGTCGATCTGTCGAAGCGCCCGGCCGATTCGCGGCCCTACGCCTTCCCGGAGGCCTGTCCGGCCTGCGGCAGCCGCGCCGTCCGCGCCGTCAACCCGCGCACGGGCCGGCCCGACGCCGTGCGCCGCTGCACCGGCGGCCTGATCTGCCCGGCGCAGGGGGTGGAGCGGCTGAAGCACTTCGTCTCGCGCAACGGCTTCGACATCGAGGGGTTCGGCGAGACCTACATCGAGGTGCTGTTCGAGGCGGGCCTCGTGCACCAGCCCGCCGACCTGTTCCGGCTCGACTTCGAGAAGCTGAAAGACGCGATCGTGGCGCGGCGCGAGGCGCTCTCGGCCGAGCGGCGCGCGGAATCCGGCGCGACCGAACCGCCGAAGAAAGCCACCAAGAAGAAGGGCGACGACGAGGACAAGGCGATCAAGAACCTGCTCGCGGGCGTCGAGGCGCGCCGGCGGGTGCCGATGAATCGCCTGCTCTTCGCCCTCGGCATCCCGCAGATCGGCGAGGCGACCGCCAAGGCGCTGGCGAAGCGCTTCCTCGACATGCCGACCCTCGTCGCGGCGATCCGTGAGGCGACGGCCGCCCAACCCGGGCCCGATTGGGTGGAGCTGACCGCCGTGCCGCGGGTCGGCGCGACGACCCGGGACCGGCTGCTCGATCTGGGCTTCCCGCAGGACGACACGACCAAGGAGCAGGCCAAAGAGCCGGCCAAGGAGCGTGCGCGCGTGAGCGCCGTCCAGCGCGAGAACCTGCTCGCCCATTACGGTGATGCCGACGCGGTGCGCGCGGCGGTCGAGCGGGCGGCGGGTCAGCGACCGGGCGATGCCTACCGGCTCTTCGCCGACGACGGAGAGATCGGCCCGGTGGCCACAGACGCGCTGATCGTGTTCTTCTCCGAGCCGCACAATGCCGACGCCGTCATGGCCCTGCTCGACGAGGTGGAGGTCGAGCCGCTGGAGCGCCCCGCCTCGGCCTCGGCGTTCGCCGGCCAGACCGTGGTGTTCACCGGCACCCTCGAGAAGATGACCCGCAACGAGGCCAAGGCGGTGGCCGAACGGCTCGGCGCCAAGGTCTC